A region of Osmerus eperlanus chromosome 9, fOsmEpe2.1, whole genome shotgun sequence DNA encodes the following proteins:
- the neff2 gene encoding alpha-internexin isoform X1 produces MSFDSHTSYRRPWDSYRGSRPTRPSMSSYASSRALVPGRRPMWPSSCLPDASERVDLAQASSLNAELLGVRAQEKEQLVGLNDRFATYVEKVRSLEQHNRVLLAELEVLRRRQREPSRLRGLYEGEARSLRAQIDAESGEKMRVEAERDYLRDVHLQLRERCGEEERQRRGAEESMRGAREELGRAVLANCGVEASVISLTEEIAFLKKVFAEEQVALRAQLQAASVDVEVEVSRPDLSAALREIRVQYERLANNNMRLAEDWYQSKLAGVTEMASRNTEAVRAVREETMEYRQLLQSRSSEIEGLRNVIESLHKQLDDLEDTQGQEVAKYQVRVNNLERNINDAKQEMARYLREYQDLLNVKMALDIEIAAYRKLLEGEEFRLTFSTLPALPYH; encoded by the exons ATGAGCTTCGATTCTCACACCTCCTACCGGCGCCCCTGGGACAGCTACAGAGGCTCCCGACCCACCAGACCCTCCATGTCCTCCTACGCCTCCTCCCGGGCCCTGGTGCCGGGAAGGCGGCCCATGTGGCCCTCATCCTGCCTGCCGGATGCATCGGAGCGGGTGGACCTGGCCCAGGCCTCCTCCCTGAACGCCGAGCTGCTGGGGGTGCGTGcccaggagaaggagcagctggTAGGGCTGAACGACCGCTTCGCCACCTACGTGGAGAAGGTGAGGagcctggagcagcacaaccgGGTCCTGCTGGCCGAGCTGGAGGTGCTGCGGAGGCGGCAGCGGGAGCCGTCCCGCCTGCGGGGGCTGTACGAGGGGGAGGCGCGCAGCCTGAGGGCCCAGATCGACGCGGAGAGCGGCGAGAAGATGCGCGTGGAGGCGGAGAGGGACTACCTGCGGGACGTGCACCTGCAGCTGAGGGAGCGctgcggggaggaggagcgccAGCGCCGTGGCGCCGAGGAGAGCATGCGGGGAGCCCGGGAGGAGCTGGGCCGGGCCGTGCTCGCTAACTGCGGCGTGGAGGCCAGTGTGATCTCCCTGACCGAGGAGATCGCCTTCCTGAAGAAGGTGTTCGCGGAGGAGCAGGTGGCCCTCCGGGCCCAGCTGCAGGCCGCCAGCGTGgacgtggaggtggaggtgtccCGGCCCGACCTGTCCGCCGCTCTCCGGGAGATACGCGTCCAGTACGAGCGGCTGGCCAACAACAACATGCGGCTGGCCGAGGACTGGTACCAGAGCAAGCTGGCCGGCGTGACGGAGATGGCGAGCAGGAACACCGAGGCCGTGCGGGCCGTGCGGGAGGAGACCATGGAGTACCGGCAGCTGCTGCAGTCACGCTCCTCGGAGATCGAGGGGCTGAGGAACGTCATCGAGTCCCTCCACAAACAGCTGGACGACTTGGAGGACACTCAGGGTCAGGAGGTTGCCAAGTACCAG GTGAGGGTGAATAATCTGGAGAGGAATATCAATGACGCAAAGCAAGAGATGGCTCGCTATCTGAGAGAGTATCAAGACCTCCTCAATGTCAAAATGGCCCTGGACATTGAGATAGCTGCGTATAG
- the neff2 gene encoding alpha-internexin isoform X2 — protein MSFDSHTSYRRPWDSYRGSRPTRPSMSSYASSRALVPGRRPMWPSSCLPDASERVDLAQASSLNAELLGVRAQEKEQLVGLNDRFATYVEKVRSLEQHNRREPSRLRGLYEGEARSLRAQIDAESGEKMRVEAERDYLRDVHLQLRERCGEEERQRRGAEESMRGAREELGRAVLANCGVEASVISLTEEIAFLKKVFAEEQVALRAQLQAASVDVEVEVSRPDLSAALREIRVQYERLANNNMRLAEDWYQSKLAGVTEMASRNTEAVRAVREETMEYRQLLQSRSSEIEGLRNVIESLHKQLDDLEDTQGQEVAKYQVRVNNLERNINDAKQEMARYLREYQDLLNVKMALDIEIAAYRKLLEGEEFRLTFSTLPALPYH, from the exons ATGAGCTTCGATTCTCACACCTCCTACCGGCGCCCCTGGGACAGCTACAGAGGCTCCCGACCCACCAGACCCTCCATGTCCTCCTACGCCTCCTCCCGGGCCCTGGTGCCGGGAAGGCGGCCCATGTGGCCCTCATCCTGCCTGCCGGATGCATCGGAGCGGGTGGACCTGGCCCAGGCCTCCTCCCTGAACGCCGAGCTGCTGGGGGTGCGTGcccaggagaaggagcagctggTAGGGCTGAACGACCGCTTCGCCACCTACGTGGAGAAGGTGAGGagcctggagcagcacaaccgG CGGGAGCCGTCCCGCCTGCGGGGGCTGTACGAGGGGGAGGCGCGCAGCCTGAGGGCCCAGATCGACGCGGAGAGCGGCGAGAAGATGCGCGTGGAGGCGGAGAGGGACTACCTGCGGGACGTGCACCTGCAGCTGAGGGAGCGctgcggggaggaggagcgccAGCGCCGTGGCGCCGAGGAGAGCATGCGGGGAGCCCGGGAGGAGCTGGGCCGGGCCGTGCTCGCTAACTGCGGCGTGGAGGCCAGTGTGATCTCCCTGACCGAGGAGATCGCCTTCCTGAAGAAGGTGTTCGCGGAGGAGCAGGTGGCCCTCCGGGCCCAGCTGCAGGCCGCCAGCGTGgacgtggaggtggaggtgtccCGGCCCGACCTGTCCGCCGCTCTCCGGGAGATACGCGTCCAGTACGAGCGGCTGGCCAACAACAACATGCGGCTGGCCGAGGACTGGTACCAGAGCAAGCTGGCCGGCGTGACGGAGATGGCGAGCAGGAACACCGAGGCCGTGCGGGCCGTGCGGGAGGAGACCATGGAGTACCGGCAGCTGCTGCAGTCACGCTCCTCGGAGATCGAGGGGCTGAGGAACGTCATCGAGTCCCTCCACAAACAGCTGGACGACTTGGAGGACACTCAGGGTCAGGAGGTTGCCAAGTACCAG GTGAGGGTGAATAATCTGGAGAGGAATATCAATGACGCAAAGCAAGAGATGGCTCGCTATCTGAGAGAGTATCAAGACCTCCTCAATGTCAAAATGGCCCTGGACATTGAGATAGCTGCGTATAG